The window aaaaaaagaggagGGGACCTTTTCAAGAAACATAGGAAGTAAGAGAAAGGCCTGCagacatgtaaaaaaaaatacataaagcaGACCTTTTCAAAGACTCCTACACATATCATCAGCATTCATGTATTGCTACAACCTATAAAATCCATGAGAAACAAACACAGAACCATCTCATCACCATCAAAACAAGAAAAGGAAGTATTTGAGATGGGAAACCTTAGAGCTGTTCTTTTAGTCTTATTTGCTTCTTCAATGGCTCTTATATGTTCTGTGCACGCTACATGTCAAGACAGTACTGTCTTCTATTGGGGTGCTGATCGTGGTCGTTATATTGGTTCAGACACTGTTGAACTCATGCTAAATAAAAGTGGAGGTAATTTCATGAAATGCATAAACAATAAATTCTGATAAGATTATTAGTGATATTTCctttaactttaatttgttttgcactataTTATCAGGAACTGGAATAAAATCAAATGTATTTTACATGTATGGATCTATTAGCTTTAGCATCAAGCTACCTTCTGGCAACTCTGCTGGAACTGTTGCCACTTTCTACGTAAGTTTCTTGATTATTACTTTTATGTTGCTAAGTGGCTCCGTCTATGTAGAGTTTAGGAATCGTAAGTATAAAATTGATGTTTTAACTGATAATTCTTTACTGTGAAATTCTGCAGCTCTCTTCTTATGGTGATACACATGATGAAATTGACTACGAGTTTCTTGGAAATGTCACTAACGAACCTTACACAATTCACACGAATATTTACACTCAAGGATATGGTAAACGCGAAATACAATTCAAGCCTTGGTTCGACCCAACTGATGGTTACCATACCTACACCATCTTCTGGAACTTCTATGAAGTCGTGTAAGTTTCTGGATCATGTCATGTTTAAGGTGGTGTTAGGCCTGTCAATTTGTCACATAATCACCCTATGAGTCCCAATCCACGGGTACCCATTGGGTGGGtgtgattatgtgacgaattgtcacagcCTAACATGATATTAGAGCTGAAGGTGGTTCTTGGAGCTCACATGTGAGAGAGTGTTGAAAATACTCACATGTGAGAGAGTGTTGAAAATACTCACATGTGAGGAAGATCTCACATTGTGAACTTGCATATAATGCTTTGAGAAAGAGCGAACCTATTGAATCTTAGGCCTTATTATCTTCAACATAACCAAATAATATTCTATGAACTCTGATGTAATCAATATGATTCAAttaagtatataaaatattctaaGGTTTTAATCGACATTGTTGTCACATTTTCAGGTGGATTGTAGACGGCAAACCAATTCGAGTTTACAGAAAACACCAAGGCTATGATTACCCAGATGCACAACCCATGAAAGCTTATGCTAGCTTTTGGAATGCAGACGATTGGGCCACTCAGAAAGGGCGTGTTAAGACCGACTGGAGTCTCGCACCATTCAAAGCCATGGTACAGAACTACAAGGATGATGCTTGCAAATGCACTCAGAATGATCAAAGCTGCGTGGATAGATGTAgcgtgaaaaatgaaaataattggtGGACAAAGGACAAGTATCAAAAACTCAGTCCAACACAGAAGGAAGAGATGGACAGGATCAGAGCTAATTATATGATTTATGACTTTTGTGCTGATCCTAAGAGGTTTAATGGAACAGTCCCACAGGAATGTTCTCTTGCACAATACTAATATGATCATCATTGAACCTTTTTACAAAGCTTTGTGCCTCAAGAAATAGGCACTATCAACATCACAACATTATTTCTCCTATTGTTTCaatgttcttttttatttttcatatttccaATGAAAATTCATTCATTCTTGTATGTCATCCTCTACAATTGGTTGCtt of the Amaranthus tricolor cultivar Red isolate AtriRed21 chromosome 6, ASM2621246v1, whole genome shotgun sequence genome contains:
- the LOC130814865 gene encoding probable xyloglucan endotransglucosylase/hydrolase protein 26, producing the protein MGNLRAVLLVLFASSMALICSVHATCQDSTVFYWGADRGRYIGSDTVELMLNKSGGTGIKSNVFYMYGSISFSIKLPSGNSAGTVATFYLSSYGDTHDEIDYEFLGNVTNEPYTIHTNIYTQGYGKREIQFKPWFDPTDGYHTYTIFWNFYEVVWIVDGKPIRVYRKHQGYDYPDAQPMKAYASFWNADDWATQKGRVKTDWSLAPFKAMVQNYKDDACKCTQNDQSCVDRCSVKNENNWWTKDKYQKLSPTQKEEMDRIRANYMIYDFCADPKRFNGTVPQECSLAQY